TTGACTATAGAGCAGCGCAACGCCTGTCTTGATGAACTCGAAGCCCACGTGCAGGCCTGGATTGCCGACGAGGGCAGCGCCGACACCGTGGTTGAAAAACTCGCAGCGGCGGGATTACCGGGTGCTCGCGTGCTGAGCCTGGCCGAGGCCCTCGACTCCGACCAGGTGGCTGAACGCTCGATGGCGCCGGAGATGGACGATCGTAGTGGCTCGACTTGCCGCGTACTCAACACCCCGTATCGTTTTTCTAACGCGCGGGCCGGGGTAAGGGGACGGCCCGCCTACAGGGGTGAGAACAACCGCGAGGTGCTTGAGCGTTGGCTCGCTGCCGAGGCCGACGAGATAGATGCTTTGCAGGGGGCAGGAGTCCTGTCTGACCGCCTGCCGAGCGATTAGCCGCGTCAGGCCGGCTTTATCGCCGTCCCCCTGTAAACGGGCAGCAGTGTCCAGTCCTCGCTGCCACAGGCTTTGACCTGCAGTTCTTCGTAGCCGCTGTCACGAATCAGGTCTACCGAGTTCCGATTCAGGTTGCAGCCACCCGCGATACGGTTCCATAAGGGATTCAAACTGTCCTGCATCCGTTGTGCCCTCGGGCCGCGGCTACGGGTGTGTTCCACGTACAGCAAGCGACCCCCGGGTTTAGTGACGCGACACATTTCTTCGAGCGCACGCGCGGGCTCCGGTATCGTGCATAGCACCCAGGTAGCCACCACGGTGTCGAAATAGTTGTCTGGCCAGGGCAGGTCTTCTGCACCCGCGTCTACGAGTTCAATCGGCAGGTTTACTTCCTGGGCGCGTTGCTGCGCCCGCTTGAGCATGAAGGGGTCCGGCTCTACGCCGTGGAGAATCTCGATGTCCCCGTAACGCGAAAAGTTCATACCGGTGCCGACACCGATCTCGAGCACCTTGCCGCTCGCTTCTCCCACTACCTTGCCGCGCAGGCGGCGTAGCGGAAACATCATGAGGTCAAGGCTCGCGGCGACCCACGGGTGCCCTTTACACGCGGTAGTCATGCAGCCAGCCTATACCAGCCGGGGATCTAAGGGTAGGTCGTCAGTACGGCAGGGCGGCGACCCCTTAGAGGAATCGCCGCCCGCAGTACTGAAGGCTAGTGCAACTGGGAAGTGTTCAGGCTCCTTCGACCTTGGCCGATCGAGCGTAGAGCTGGAACACCAGGTGCCAGCCTACGAGGATGATGACCAGCAAGCCGACAACGCCGGCCCCCGCGAATGCCCCGGTGTGGGTGTTGATCATGGTCCAGAGCAAGGGCACAGACATGTAGGTGTTGTGGCGCGACCGACTACCGGCCAGTGCCGGCAGTGCCGCGTCCGGGGCCTCGCCAGCCTTCACGGCCGCAATGATCTGTTGCTGGGCCGGCCAGATGCGGAACCACACGTTGAAAGCCATCGCTGTGCCGAACATCGAACCGATGTGAATAGACATGCCACGATAACCGTAGCCTGCCCATTCGGTCATCAGGTAAGCCACGACAGCGGTAAAAACGAAGCCCACCGAGTAGGCCACCCTGAGGTTGCCAGCGGCCGGACTCTTGAACCACGCGTCGTAGATAAATACGCCGAGAAAAGTAACACCCAGCATCACCAGGTTGGCGGTGGTGAGAAGCTCGCCTTCGCCATCGAGCAAGGCGCCGCCGTGATAGAAAACCAGCAGCAACAGGAGGACGCCGGTCACCCAGGTCCAGGCCGCTCCCCAACGAAACCAGAACAGCGCCCTCGGCATTAACTCGGGCACCACGGTGCCGGCCGCGCCCGCTTCTTTCATCTTCGCCGCGAAGGGAATGTTGACGAAGTTAAAAAACCAGAGCAGGCCGATCCAGAGGACGCCTGCGATCACGTGTATCCAACGAAACAGCGGCTCAAGATATTCCATCGTTTTCTCCTTTTGTGCGGGCCATAAAGGCCCAGCCCCGATTGTAGTTGCGCAGCGGGCCGGAATCCAGACCCAGAAGGTCGATAATCAGCGGGGCGAGCGGCTTGTCGGGTAGAAAAGACAGGTTATCAGCGGCCTGTCGAGATGATGTAAGAAAGGGAAAAGACGTTCTCACTGGTGCCCTGGGCGTCTCCGAAGTTAAAATACCAGCCTTCTTCGCCTGGGTACTCGCGCGAGGGCAGAGTGCAGTAAGTGGCGTGGTCCAACAGCATGTCGAACATGGTTACGGCCGGCAGGAACTGCTGCTCATAGTCGTATACTGCTGTTTTTGCGCCGGGAAACGGCCGCGGACCGATCTTCCACTGGTTGAACCAGGCCTTCCACAGTTGCTCTTCGTGGTCGTACATCTCGGCATAGGGGATGACAAAACTCTCTTGGTCGAGGTACACGATGCGCCGGGAATAAGCATAACCCGGAAGCCGCGAGCGTCCTTCTATAATCCAAAGGTCGCGAAGCTCCCAGGTGTCATCAAAAATGAAATCAGCGGTGCCGGTGGCCCTGCGCCCTGGAAAGTGCCGCGTGTGCATGGGGGCTAGTAATTGTTTTCGACCCAATAATTTCCAATCCATCCAAGCGGCGCTACCAGCCCAACCGGCGTAACTGTCGAGGTCGGTGTCCTGGCCAAAAAGGGCTTCCGATCTTTGCGCCGTAGAAAGCCTGCGCACTCGCTTGAGCAACGGGTAGTACAACCAACTGTCGTCCTGCCTTCCCGGATCGAGGTAGCGGTTGTAGCTCAGTCCTACGCCCTTGAGGTCGAAAGGTTCTATTATTGGATGCAGGGACTCTCGGTAACGGATACCGTCGGGGGTGGGCCATGCGGGCTTCGGCTCATTGTAAAGCCGACCGACGTGGTACAAACGCCTGAAGTGGCCGAGCACGAAATGTCGTTCGACCAGCATGCCGCGGTCGCTGCGTAAGCTGCCCGTGTCGCAGTCAAAATTACGGATGTCCAGGTCGTCCACCAGAATACGGTTTTCGTAGTTGAACATCAGCTTGACCGCGAGGTCGGGGTCGTCGTCAGAAAGGGAAGGGAAGGGTAGCCCCGCAACGTAGTTTTCAAGCTCCAGTCCGTCCCCGGAAAGCTGCACCTGCGCAGAGTACTTTTCAGTAGCCGCCAGGCGCGCAGGTTCCAGTGGTATGAGACGGCTTTCCACCACCTCGATGGGAAGACCTCGGCCCAGGGCCCAGTTTGCCGACGGGGGCAACCAGCGTCCGTATACTTTCGTATCTGTCGCTGAAAGAACCTGGCCCGGCACTGGCAGCCCCGTGTCTACCATCGAAGGCAGTTCCGCCGTAGCCGGGCTGCTCAAGAGCGACCAGAAAGCCAGGGCTGAAACCGTGGTAAGCAGTTTCAGCCTGAAGATGGGCGGGCTATACTTATCGACTAACAAAGGACTTTCTTCACGCATGATAACAGACCGCCAAAAACAACTTAAAGCCCTGCTTGAGCAGAGGATCCTGGTACTCGACGGCGCCACCGGCACGAGCCTGCAGGAAATGGATCTCACGGCAGAAGACTTCGGCGGGCCGGCGCTAGAGGGTTGTAACGAGAACCTGGTCATCACCCGCCCCGACGTCGTAGAGGCAGTCCACCGCGGCTTTCTCGAGGCTGGAGCCGATATCATCGAAACCAATACTTTCGGCTCAAGTTCGGTTGTACTCGAGGAGTATGAGCTCGCCGACCGCGCCCGCGAGGTGAGCCGCCTGGGTTCCGAAATTGCCCGCAAGGCAGCCGACCAAGCTTCCACCAGCGGACAAACGCGCTTCGTCGCGGGTTCTATGGGGCCCACCACCCGGGCCCTGTCTGTCACCGGGGGCATAAGCTGGGAAGAACTCGCGGTATCTTACCATGAACAAGCCGCCGGCCTGCTCGAGGGCGGATCCGATTTTCTACTTGTCGAAACCTGCCAGGACACCCTCAACATCAAGGCAGCACTGGAAGGTATAGACCGGGCCGAAAAAGAACTGGGCGTCGAAGCGCTCGTGGCCGTGCAGGGAACCGTTGAAACCATGGGTACTCTCCTGGCCGGCCAGGACGTTGAAGCCTTGTACGTTTCGCTCGAACACAGGGAGCTTCTATGGATCGGGCTCAACTGCGCCACCGGTCCTGACTTTATGACCGACCACCTGCGAACGCTGGCCGAGATCTCGCGCTTTCCGGTTGCGTGTATTCCCAACGCGGGGCTTCCCGACGAAGAGGGCAACTACAACGAAGACCCCGAACGCCTCGCAACCAAGTTGCGACAGTTTGCCGAGCAGGGCTGGCTCAACGTTGTAGGC
This genomic stretch from Candidatus Binatota bacterium harbors:
- a CDS encoding class I SAM-dependent methyltransferase; translated protein: MTTACKGHPWVAASLDLMMFPLRRLRGKVVGEASGKVLEIGVGTGMNFSRYGDIEILHGVEPDPFMLKRAQQRAQEVNLPIELVDAGAEDLPWPDNYFDTVVATWVLCTIPEPARALEEMCRVTKPGGRLLYVEHTRSRGPRAQRMQDSLNPLWNRIAGGCNLNRNSVDLIRDSGYEELQVKACGSEDWTLLPVYRGTAIKPA
- a CDS encoding DUF1329 domain-containing protein; this encodes MREESPLLVDKYSPPIFRLKLLTTVSALAFWSLLSSPATAELPSMVDTGLPVPGQVLSATDTKVYGRWLPPSANWALGRGLPIEVVESRLIPLEPARLAATEKYSAQVQLSGDGLELENYVAGLPFPSLSDDDPDLAVKLMFNYENRILVDDLDIRNFDCDTGSLRSDRGMLVERHFVLGHFRRLYHVGRLYNEPKPAWPTPDGIRYRESLHPIIEPFDLKGVGLSYNRYLDPGRQDDSWLYYPLLKRVRRLSTAQRSEALFGQDTDLDSYAGWAGSAAWMDWKLLGRKQLLAPMHTRHFPGRRATGTADFIFDDTWELRDLWIIEGRSRLPGYAYSRRIVYLDQESFVIPYAEMYDHEEQLWKAWFNQWKIGPRPFPGAKTAVYDYEQQFLPAVTMFDMLLDHATYCTLPSREYPGEEGWYFNFGDAQGTSENVFSLSYIISTGR